The following are encoded in a window of Rhizobium sp. WYJ-E13 genomic DNA:
- a CDS encoding bifunctional diguanylate cyclase/phosphodiesterase produces MKNFIASLRLQKDNPKFLVAQFKALSSQIPILYVLLVINALAVAITHIKSAPLWLSLYIPVSLSIVCVFRLCWWEITGKENVTPERALRLMKVTLVGAVILTIGFGGWAVALYQYGDASQQGQIAYFLVVTGISCVFCLMHLPLAAAITTVITFTAMIVTFLFSGNPVFVATAVSGLFLVLPFLRVINSYFQNFAHLVWLAEELKQKQAEAEELNLVNSRNAMQDQLTGLANRRSFFLSLEKMLQKNPAAPPVIGILDLDGFKPVNDVFGHAAGDLVLKETARRFVSLVGDQGIVSRLGGDEFGIIFPSDMTLRGVSDLGLALCAAVRDPYEIPDGSVRVSGSCGIVYPDAGEYSAEDLYEKADFALYQVKSKRTGGVELFSPEHEKILTQRYLIELELQAENFAKELKLEYQPIIELRSGRVVGFEALARWDSARFGRISPDAFIPAAERTAVIGRVTRILFGQALDALKIMPSHLRVSFNLSARDICDHETSMVLLAMITRSGVDPKRIEFEITETALLSDFDTADQVIGVLRAAGISIALDDFGTGYSSLSHIHRLAFDKLKIDKAFVMNFDRDARCMNITRSVANLCQNLGIASVAEGVESEDVAESLKGIGVRLAQGYYFSRPLPLELAIDYAVRRDVSVSQSLSA; encoded by the coding sequence ATGAAGAACTTCATAGCATCATTGCGGCTGCAAAAAGATAATCCGAAGTTTCTGGTGGCGCAGTTCAAGGCTTTGTCATCACAGATTCCGATTTTGTACGTTCTTCTCGTCATCAATGCCCTGGCCGTGGCTATCACGCATATCAAGTCGGCGCCTCTTTGGCTTTCGCTCTACATTCCCGTCAGTCTCAGCATCGTTTGCGTCTTCCGCCTCTGCTGGTGGGAGATAACAGGCAAGGAAAATGTCACGCCGGAGCGTGCGCTGAGGCTGATGAAGGTGACGCTGGTCGGCGCCGTTATCCTCACGATCGGCTTCGGCGGCTGGGCTGTTGCGCTCTATCAATATGGCGATGCCTCGCAGCAGGGTCAGATCGCCTATTTCCTCGTCGTAACCGGCATTTCCTGCGTCTTCTGTCTGATGCACCTGCCGCTCGCAGCGGCGATTACAACGGTCATCACGTTCACAGCGATGATCGTGACCTTCCTGTTTTCCGGTAACCCGGTTTTCGTCGCGACGGCAGTCAGCGGCCTTTTCCTCGTTCTGCCCTTTCTGCGCGTCATAAACAGCTATTTCCAGAATTTCGCCCATCTGGTCTGGCTTGCCGAGGAACTCAAGCAGAAGCAGGCGGAAGCCGAGGAACTGAACCTCGTCAATAGCCGCAATGCCATGCAGGACCAACTGACCGGTCTTGCCAACCGCCGCAGTTTCTTCCTCTCGCTCGAGAAGATGCTGCAGAAGAATCCGGCCGCGCCGCCCGTCATCGGCATCCTCGATCTCGACGGCTTCAAGCCTGTCAACGATGTCTTCGGCCACGCGGCCGGCGATCTCGTGTTGAAGGAGACGGCGCGCCGCTTCGTCTCGCTGGTCGGCGATCAGGGTATCGTCTCACGCCTCGGCGGCGATGAATTCGGCATCATTTTCCCGTCTGATATGACGTTGAGGGGCGTCTCCGACCTCGGTCTGGCGCTGTGTGCCGCCGTGCGTGATCCCTATGAAATTCCTGACGGTTCAGTGCGTGTCTCCGGCTCCTGCGGCATCGTTTATCCTGATGCGGGCGAATACAGCGCCGAAGATCTCTACGAAAAGGCGGACTTCGCGCTCTATCAGGTCAAGAGCAAGCGTACCGGCGGTGTCGAACTCTTCTCGCCGGAGCACGAAAAAATCCTGACGCAGCGCTATCTGATCGAACTGGAGCTGCAGGCGGAGAATTTTGCCAAGGAGTTGAAGCTCGAATATCAGCCGATCATCGAACTGCGCAGCGGCCGTGTCGTCGGTTTTGAGGCGCTTGCGCGTTGGGACAGCGCGCGCTTCGGCCGTATCAGCCCGGATGCCTTCATCCCGGCTGCCGAGCGCACTGCCGTGATCGGCCGCGTGACGCGCATTCTCTTCGGCCAGGCGCTCGACGCGCTGAAGATCATGCCGTCGCACCTGCGCGTTTCCTTCAACCTCTCGGCCCGCGATATCTGCGACCACGAAACATCGATGGTCCTGCTCGCCATGATCACGCGCTCCGGCGTCGATCCCAAACGCATCGAATTCGAGATCACAGAGACGGCGCTGCTGTCGGACTTCGACACCGCCGATCAGGTGATCGGCGTGTTGCGCGCTGCCGGCATCTCGATTGCGCTTGACGATTTCGGTACGGGTTACTCGAGCTTGAGCCACATCCACCGCCTGGCCTTCGACAAGCTGAAGATCGACAAGGCCTTCGTGATGAATTTCGATCGCGATGCGCGCTGCATGAACATCACCCGCTCCGTCGCCAATCTCTGCCAGAACCTTGGCATTGCCTCAGTGGCCGAAGGGGTCGAAAGTGAGGACGTGGCAGAGTCGCTGAAAGGCATCGGTGTGCGCCTGGCGCAGGGCTATTATTTCTCTCGGCCGCTGCCGCTGGAACTGGCAATCGACTACGCGGTCAGGCGCGATGTCAGCGTTTCGCAGTCTCTCTCGGCCTGA
- a CDS encoding enoyl-CoA hydratase/isomerase family protein, producing MDNGNQSEVIVERRGTAGLVRLNRPRALNSLTIPMVRAIAAALDDFAGDQSVASVVVMGEGERGFCAGGDIRAIHLSGRAGDGLAETFWREEFRLNYRIANYPKPYVALMDGITMGGGVGLSSHGRHRIVTERTRLAMPETGIGYFPDVGATWLLPHMPGESGTWMALTGLDINAADAIHAGLADFYMPFSRLEEAIQRLSDLPVGSSSDDVDAALRNLSDQPGEGRLQANAAMIDRAFHFNSVEAIASALAREEGEFAAETRRVILTRSPTSLKLALRLLRAGRQSRTLAECLARELGACMQILHGHDFYEGVRAAVVDKDRNPKWSPPTIALVNDEMIARFFEPPKPPLAL from the coding sequence ATGGACAACGGCAATCAGAGCGAAGTCATAGTTGAACGACGTGGTACGGCAGGTCTTGTCCGGCTGAACCGCCCAAGGGCGCTGAACAGCCTGACCATCCCGATGGTGCGTGCAATTGCCGCCGCACTTGACGATTTCGCCGGTGACCAATCCGTGGCAAGCGTCGTCGTGATGGGCGAGGGTGAGCGCGGCTTCTGCGCCGGCGGCGATATCCGCGCCATTCACCTCAGCGGGCGTGCCGGCGACGGCTTGGCGGAAACCTTCTGGCGCGAGGAATTTCGCCTCAATTACCGTATCGCCAACTATCCGAAGCCTTATGTGGCGTTGATGGACGGCATCACCATGGGCGGCGGCGTCGGGCTTTCCAGCCACGGTCGCCACCGTATCGTCACCGAACGCACCCGCCTTGCCATGCCGGAGACCGGCATCGGTTACTTCCCTGATGTCGGCGCCACGTGGCTGCTGCCTCACATGCCAGGCGAAAGCGGTACATGGATGGCCCTGACGGGGCTCGATATCAATGCCGCCGATGCAATCCATGCCGGACTTGCCGATTTCTATATGCCCTTCTCGCGTCTCGAAGAGGCAATTCAGCGTCTCTCGGATCTGCCCGTGGGAAGCTCGTCAGACGATGTCGACGCGGCGCTGCGCAATCTGTCGGATCAACCGGGCGAAGGCAGACTGCAGGCCAATGCGGCGATGATCGACCGCGCCTTCCACTTCAACAGCGTTGAGGCGATCGCTTCGGCGCTTGCGAGGGAAGAAGGTGAATTTGCCGCCGAGACCCGCCGCGTCATTCTCACCCGCTCACCGACGAGCCTGAAGCTTGCGCTCCGTTTGCTGCGTGCCGGACGCCAGAGCCGTACACTTGCCGAATGCCTCGCCCGTGAGCTTGGCGCCTGCATGCAAATCCTGCATGGCCACGATTTCTACGAGGGCGTACGCGCGGCCGTGGTCGACAAGGATCGCAACCCGAAATGGTCACCGCCGACGATCGCCTTGGTCAACGACGAGATGATCGCCCGGTTTTTCGAACCACCCAAGCCGCCGCTCGCGCTTTAG
- a CDS encoding ATP-dependent helicase, whose translation MYLERLNPQQRMAVEHGTLTDGSHVAGPLLVIAGAGSGKTNTLAHRVAHLILKGADPRRILLMTFSRRAAAEMGRRVERICGEVLGKNSGIMADALAWSGTFHGIGARLLRDYAEQIGIDPAFSIHDREDSADLMNLVRHDLGFSKTESRFPTKGTCLAIYSRAVNSETELPLVLRDTFPWCATWEKQLRELFACYVESKQSQNVLDYDDLLLYWAQMVAEPMIAEDIGSRFDHVLVDEYQDTNRLQSSILLALKPTGHGLTVVGDDAQSIYSFRAATVRNILDFPASFSPAANIVTLDRNYRSTQPILAAANAVIDLASERFTKNLWTERESPERPRLVTVRDENDQARYVADKVLDNREEGVKLKSQAVLFRASHHSGPLEVELTRRNIPFVKFGGLKFLDSAHVKDMLAALRFAQNPRDRVAGFRLMQILPGIGPSTAQKVLDHMAEDASPVTALAAMPAPPRSGDDWTSFVSTMQELKTGKAGWPAEIELVRKWYEPHLERLHEDASARLADLIQLEQIAGGYASRERFLTELTLDPPDATSDQAGVPLLDEDYLILSTIHSAKGQEWTKVFMLNVIDGCIPSDLAVGTTAEIEEERRLLYVAMTRAKDSLDLVVPQRFFTYGQNSQGDRHVYASRSRFIPATLLQFFEVCGWPQVKADTAAAQQARQVRIDVGARMRGMWR comes from the coding sequence ATGTATCTCGAAAGACTCAATCCCCAGCAGCGCATGGCCGTGGAGCACGGCACACTCACTGACGGCAGCCATGTGGCCGGGCCGCTGCTGGTCATCGCCGGCGCCGGTTCCGGCAAGACGAATACGCTTGCCCATCGCGTTGCCCATCTCATCCTCAAGGGCGCCGATCCGCGCCGCATCCTGCTGATGACCTTTTCGCGCCGGGCGGCCGCCGAAATGGGTCGGCGCGTCGAACGCATCTGCGGCGAGGTTCTCGGCAAGAATTCCGGCATCATGGCTGATGCGCTCGCCTGGAGCGGCACGTTTCATGGCATCGGCGCGCGGCTGCTGCGTGACTATGCCGAACAGATCGGCATCGACCCGGCCTTCTCAATCCATGACCGGGAAGACAGCGCCGACCTGATGAACCTCGTGCGCCACGATCTCGGCTTCTCCAAGACAGAAAGCCGGTTTCCGACGAAAGGCACCTGTCTGGCGATCTATTCGCGTGCGGTGAATTCCGAGACGGAACTGCCGCTGGTGCTGCGCGACACCTTTCCCTGGTGTGCCACCTGGGAAAAGCAGCTTCGCGAGCTTTTTGCCTGCTATGTCGAGTCGAAGCAGAGCCAGAACGTGCTCGATTACGACGACCTGCTGCTCTACTGGGCACAGATGGTGGCCGAGCCCATGATCGCCGAGGATATTGGCAGCCGCTTCGATCATGTGCTCGTCGACGAGTATCAGGACACCAACAGGCTGCAGTCTTCGATCCTGCTTGCCCTCAAACCCACCGGCCACGGACTGACCGTCGTCGGCGACGATGCGCAGTCGATCTATTCCTTCCGGGCCGCGACGGTGCGCAACATTCTCGATTTTCCGGCCTCCTTCAGCCCGGCCGCCAACATCGTCACGCTCGACCGCAACTATCGCTCGACGCAGCCGATCCTCGCCGCCGCCAACGCGGTCATCGACCTTGCCTCGGAACGCTTTACCAAAAACCTCTGGACGGAGCGGGAGTCGCCGGAGCGGCCGAGGTTGGTCACGGTGCGCGACGAGAATGATCAAGCCCGCTATGTGGCCGATAAGGTTCTCGACAATCGCGAAGAGGGCGTGAAGCTGAAAAGCCAGGCCGTGCTCTTCCGCGCCTCGCATCACAGCGGTCCGCTGGAAGTGGAGCTCACCCGCCGCAACATTCCCTTCGTGAAATTCGGCGGACTGAAGTTTCTCGACAGTGCGCATGTGAAAGACATGCTGGCAGCATTGCGCTTTGCCCAGAATCCGCGCGACCGGGTGGCAGGTTTCCGGCTGATGCAGATCTTGCCGGGTATTGGCCCTTCCACGGCACAAAAGGTGCTGGACCATATGGCGGAAGACGCGAGCCCGGTGACGGCGCTTGCCGCCATGCCGGCGCCGCCACGCTCGGGCGATGACTGGACTTCGTTCGTTTCCACCATGCAGGAACTGAAAACCGGCAAGGCCGGCTGGCCTGCCGAGATCGAACTGGTGCGGAAATGGTATGAGCCGCATCTGGAACGGCTGCATGAGGATGCGAGCGCCCGGCTTGCCGATCTCATACAGCTCGAGCAGATCGCCGGCGGCTACGCCTCCCGCGAACGCTTCCTGACGGAACTGACGCTCGATCCGCCCGATGCCACCTCGGATCAGGCGGGTGTGCCGCTGCTCGACGAGGATTACCTCATCCTTTCGACCATCCATTCGGCCAAGGGGCAGGAATGGACAAAGGTCTTCATGCTGAACGTCATCGACGGCTGTATTCCTTCCGATCTTGCGGTCGGCACGACGGCCGAAATAGAGGAGGAGCGACGGCTGCTCTATGTGGCGATGACACGCGCCAAGGACAGCCTCGATCTCGTCGTGCCGCAGCGTTTCTTCACCTATGGGCAGAATTCGCAGGGCGACCGGCATGTCTATGCGTCGCGCAGCCGCTTCATTCCCGCCACGTTGCTGCAATTCTTCGAGGTCTGCGGCTGGCCTCAGGTGAAAGCCGATACGGCAGCAGCCCAGCAGGCGCGGCAGGTGCGCATCGATGTCGGCGCGCGCATGCGCGGCATGTGGCGTTAG
- a CDS encoding BON domain-containing protein, producing MTDHNAAALRASVESALHAAADLDATDIIVISVGSSVILEGFVRQWGDSVRALAIAEEVVGSGYVHCRLLVR from the coding sequence ATGACGGACCACAACGCCGCCGCCTTGCGCGCGTCCGTAGAAAGCGCCCTGCATGCCGCAGCCGATCTCGACGCGACTGACATCATCGTCATCAGCGTTGGTTCCAGCGTTATTCTCGAAGGTTTCGTTCGGCAATGGGGCGATAGCGTGCGAGCGCTGGCAATTGCCGAGGAGGTTGTGGGAAGCGGTTATGTGCATTGTCGCTTGCTGGTGAGATAA
- a CDS encoding DUF982 domain-containing protein, whose product MATERWNGPIKVGFEEAGARTVNGPFDALACLAEHWPAVRGLRYLKARSACRAALDGRKSVEEARAEFMAAAEEAKLKVH is encoded by the coding sequence ATGGCGACTGAACGATGGAATGGTCCGATCAAGGTCGGTTTCGAAGAGGCAGGGGCGCGCACGGTTAACGGACCGTTCGATGCCCTGGCATGCCTTGCCGAACACTGGCCTGCCGTGCGCGGACTGCGATATTTGAAGGCACGCAGCGCCTGCCGGGCCGCACTCGATGGCCGAAAGAGCGTCGAAGAGGCTCGCGCAGAGTTCATGGCGGCGGCCGAAGAAGCAAAGCTTAAAGTGCACTAA
- the murA gene encoding UDP-N-acetylglucosamine 1-carboxyvinyltransferase produces MDRIRIVGGNELNGIIPISGAKNAALPLMIASLLTSDTLTLENVPHLADVELLMRILGNHGVDVAVNGRRERQEDSYARTIHFTCRTIVDTTAPYELVSKMRASFWVIGPLLAREGHCRVSLPGGCAIGTRPVDLFIEGLTALGATMEIDGGYINAKAPQGGLIGTHYTFPKVSVGATHVLMMAATLARGTTVIGNAAREPEVVDLANCLNAMGAKVSGAGTSTITIEGVTSLSGARHRVLPDRIETGTYAMAVAMAGGDVVLENTDIALLETALETLRRAGAEISSTNNGMRIKRNGAGIQPVDIVTDPFPGFPTDLQAQFMALMTRSSGISHVTETIFENRFMHVQELARLGAKISLSGQTAKIEGVERLKGAPVMATDLRASVSLVIAGLAAEGETTVSRVYHLDRGFERLEEKLTRCGAIVERVSE; encoded by the coding sequence ATGGATCGTATCAGAATTGTCGGCGGTAATGAGCTCAATGGCATCATTCCGATTTCCGGCGCCAAGAATGCCGCGCTGCCGCTGATGATCGCCTCGCTTTTGACGAGCGATACGCTGACGCTGGAAAACGTACCGCACCTTGCCGATGTCGAATTGCTGATGCGCATCCTCGGCAATCACGGCGTCGACGTTGCCGTCAACGGCCGCCGCGAGCGACAGGAAGATTCCTACGCACGCACGATCCATTTCACCTGCCGCACCATCGTCGATACGACCGCTCCCTACGAACTGGTCTCGAAGATGCGCGCCTCCTTCTGGGTCATCGGTCCGCTTCTCGCCCGTGAGGGCCATTGCCGTGTTTCGCTGCCGGGTGGCTGCGCCATCGGCACGCGCCCGGTCGATCTCTTCATCGAGGGCCTGACCGCGCTTGGCGCAACGATGGAAATCGACGGCGGCTACATCAACGCCAAGGCACCGCAGGGCGGCCTCATCGGCACACACTATACCTTCCCGAAAGTATCCGTCGGTGCGACGCATGTGCTGATGATGGCGGCAACGCTCGCCCGCGGCACGACGGTGATCGGCAATGCCGCACGCGAGCCCGAGGTTGTCGACCTCGCCAACTGCCTGAACGCCATGGGTGCCAAGGTTTCCGGCGCCGGCACCTCGACCATCACCATCGAGGGCGTCACCTCGCTGTCCGGCGCGCGCCATCGCGTCCTGCCTGATCGTATCGAGACCGGCACCTATGCCATGGCCGTTGCCATGGCCGGCGGCGATGTCGTGCTCGAAAACACCGATATCGCCCTCCTGGAAACGGCGCTGGAAACATTGCGCCGCGCCGGCGCGGAGATCTCGTCGACCAACAATGGCATGCGCATCAAGCGCAATGGCGCCGGCATCCAGCCGGTGGATATCGTCACCGATCCTTTCCCAGGTTTCCCGACCGACCTGCAGGCTCAGTTCATGGCGCTGATGACCCGCTCCTCCGGTATCTCGCATGTCACGGAAACCATCTTCGAAAACCGCTTCATGCATGTGCAGGAACTCGCCCGCCTCGGCGCGAAGATCTCGCTGTCGGGCCAGACGGCAAAGATCGAGGGTGTAGAGCGGCTGAAGGGCGCCCCTGTCATGGCGACCGATCTTCGCGCCTCCGTTTCCCTCGTCATCGCCGGCCTTGCCGCCGAAGGCGAAACCACGGTTTCCCGCGTTTATCACCTCGATCGCGGCTTTGAGCGGCTGGAAGAGAAGCTGACCCGCTGCGGCGCCATCGTCGAACGCGTCAGCGAGTAA